The Leifsonia poae region CCTCCCTCAACGAACCCGAGTGCAGATAGGCGTCCAACAGTTCGAGCGCCAATTCGCCACCGGTCTCAGCTGCGATGCGGGCGATCGCAGACACGTCGTCGTCGGCGGCGATCGTGCCCGCGTCGATCCCGCCGAGGAGACGGAGCACCCCGACGGAACGGGCGTCCAGAGCGCGCGGCCAGGCTATTCCAGCCCCGGCGAACCGCAGCGTCTCGCGAGCGGCCGACCACGACCGGGGCGCGTCCAGAGTCTCCACGACAGGCCCTGCTCCAAGCCGGGCGGGAACGTCGATCGCCTCCAGGTCGGCCGGATGCGCACCGACCACGACGACCAGGGCGAGCCGGCGGGAGAGTTGCGCTGCGAACAGGCGGCGGGACCAGACCGCGCGCAGGTCGCGGACGACGGCCTCGACAGGGGTGCCATCATCCGGTTCGAGCGCGATGAGCTGAACGGTGCTCGACGGCTGAAGGCCGATCAGCTGGGCGGCGCGAGAACGTTCGGCCTCGGTGGCGCGATCGCTGATGAGGATCTGGGCGAGAGCGGGATCCGCGAAACCATTGGTCGCCTCGAGATCGGTGGCGGACCGCCTACGAAGAACGCTGGCGACCGTCAGGGCGAATCGTTCGATGATGAACTCGTCGAGATCGCGGGCCGCGCTCTCCCGTTCGAGCCACACCCGCCCCTCTTCCTCCCCGTCGAGGATCCGGACACCGCTGGTCTGCCCCCGAGGGCCGTGCAGGGGTTCGCCGTCGCGTGAGCAACGGACGAGCATCCCTCGGCCGCTCAGCTCGACCCCGGCGGTGCAGTCGGCGATGACGGCGGTAGCCCGCACGACGGCCTCGAGATCGGGGCTGTTCGTGCTCAGCTGGTCGAAGTAGGAGACAACACGAAGGGCGCGCTCACCAGCCGCGTCAACATTGACCAGCTTCAGCATCAGCCCTTGCATGCGGCAATGGTACGACCCCGTCGCGCCATTCGGCGCGCCAAATGGCGCGAAATCGGCTCGAACCCGCGCCGAATGGCGAGCCGTTGGCGCACACGTTCGCGAAACGATGTGCTGGTGACCCTTTCGGTACCGCTTCGCCTCGACCCCGAGCTCGCCGCGATCAGCGTCATGATCCCGGAATTCGATCTGCTGGATGACCTGCCCGAGGCACGACGGATCGAGGACGAACTCGCGGCGCAGGGCCGCAATCCGCTTGACGGCATCGTCATCGACGACATCCGCATCCAGCGACGCGACGGAGCCCGACTGCGCGTGCGGACCTATCGACCGCCCTCTTCCCGGGCGCTCCCCGCGATCCTCTACATCCACGGGGGTGCCTTCATGCTCGGCAGCGTCGCCACCGAAGACGAACGCTGCGAGTTCTACGCACGCGACGCCAACTGCGTGGTGATCGCACTGGACTACCGCCTCGCACCCGAGCACCCCTTCCCCGCCGCGTTCGATGACTGCGCCGATGTGCTCGACTGGATCTACCGCGAAGCCGGCTCGCTCGGAATCGACCCCCGGCGGATCGCGATCGGCGGCAACAGCGCCGGCGGAGCGCTCGCCGCGTCGACAGCACTCGCCGCTCGCGCCATCGACCGCCCTCCGCTCGTGCACCAATTGCTGGTCAATCCGGTGTTGGACTGCCGAAGCCGCACACCCTCGATCGCCCGATTCACCGAGACCCCGGTGTGGACCGGCGCGCACAATGTGCTGATGTGGGAGCGGTATCTCGGAGCCGCCGCCGGCAGCGCGGACCACCGCGCGTCGCCGTCGCTCGCCGACGACCTCGCCGGATTGCCGAGCGCTTCCTTCTGGATCGCCGAGTTCGACCCGCTCCGCGACGAGGACTACGACTACGCGCTGCGCCTGATGGCGGCCGGCGTTCAAGTCGACCTGACGCAGTACGCCGGCACCATCCACGGCTTCGACGGCTACCGCATGACCGGGGTGGGCCGTCGGGCGATGCGCGACCAGATCCGCGTGCTCCGCCGGGTCTTCCAGGGGTAGGCGCCAAACGGCGCCGAGCGGGCCGGAACACCCGACGAATGGCTGGTGCCCGCCGCCCGCCGTGCTTCTACCGTCGAAGAAGAGAAAGAAGCCGCACCGACGGTGACTCGAAGAGGAGTTGAACGTGCAGAACGCGCAGACAGACAACGGCACGGTCAAACCCGTCATGGATCCCGCCGTGCGGCTTTTCGTCGAGTCGGCGCGAGGCTCGCTCTTTCCCCCTCTCGCCGACCTCCCCGCTGGACGCCTGCGTGCCACGATCAACGCCGCCCTGCTGAGCCACGACATCGTGGGATACGTTCCCGAGCCCGTCTTCCGCGTCGAACGCGCCACATACACGGACGTTCCGGTGCGTGTCTACTTCCCATCCACCCCTCCGCAGAGCGTGGTCGTCTACTTCCACGGCGGCGGATTCGTGGCGGGCAGTCTCGACACCCACGACAAGACCACCCGCCGTGTCGCCAATGGGGCCGGTGCCGTCGTCGTCAGCGTCGACTACCGCCTCTCGCCGGAGTATCCGTTCCCGTTCCCGTTCGAGGATGCCCGCACCGCGACGAGGGAGGCCGCGCGACGTTATCCGCACCTGCCGCTCATCGTCATGGGGGACAGCGCCGGCGGCGCCCTCGCCGCATGCGTCGCCCAGTGGGCCCGCGACACCGGCCTGGTCGAGCTCGCGGGCCAGGTTCTGGCATACCCGGTCATCGACTTCGATCTCGGGACCCGGTCGATGCTCGACTACGGCACCGACTACCTTCTCACCCGTGACGACCTCGCCCTGTATCGACACCACTACCTCGACGGCACGGAGGGTGCACGCTACGCCCTCCCCGGCTCCCTGACCGATCTCAGCGGTCTCGCACCGGCCGCCGTCACCGTCGCCGGGTTCGATCCTCTCCACGACGAGGGCGTGCGGTACGCACGACGACTCTCCGATGCGGGCGTCCCCGTCGAACTCATCGAGAACGACGACCTCATCCACGGCTGGCTCGAGGTCGCCGACACGTTTCCCGCAGCCGCCGCCGCTCGCGATCGGCTCGTAGTGGCCGTACGTCGCCTCTCCACCGTCTTCCGTTGACCGAACACCCGCTCGAACCACACCTGAATCACACCCGAATCACACCAAGGAGAATCACAGTGTCACAGCGCACCTCTCACCCCGTCCGCACTGTCGCGGCCGCGGTCATGGCGTCGGCAGCCCTCATCGCCCTCGCCGGCTGCAACGCCATCACCAACGGCTCCACAGCCGACACCCCCAGCACCGGCGGTGCCCTCCGATCCATCCTGTTCGTGAACCCACTGCCCAACTACTCGCAGTGGAAGCTCATCGGCACGTGCATGGGCGAAGAGGCGCAGAAGAAGGGCGTGAAGTTCTCGCAGGTCGGCCCCTCCGGTAGCAGTGTCGACGCGAACTACATGGTCTCCCGCTATCAGCAGGGCATCGCGAACGGTGAGGGAGCGATCGCCACGTTCCCGCTGTCCGCCGAGCAGTTCTCGCCCCTGATCGACCAGGCCAAGAAGAAGGGGATCCTCACGGCGACCCTGTTCGGCGGCGGCTCCACCTCGGATCAGGATGTGGAAGTCGGCACCGACTACGCGACCTCGGCGACACAGGCGGTGGACTTCATCTCCAAGAATGCCGGAAGCGAGCAGGTCAAAGTCGGACTGATCGTGGGCGCCGCGACGCCCCCGCCGAAAGTCTGGTCCGATGCCTTCATCGCGGCCGCGGACAAGACCGACAATGTGAAGGTCGTCGACACCGGCATCGACAACGGCGACCCGACGAAAGACGTCGACCTGGCCGTGAACATGCTGACGGCCCACCCGGAGATCACCATGTTCGCCACGAACGAGGGCGCCGCCTCGGCCGGCATCAGTGCCGCCATCAAACAGAAGGGTCTCGTCGGCAAGGTGCACTTCGTCGGCAACGGTGCCGACGAGAGCGGGGTCCAGGCGCTGAAAGACGGCACCGCCGCATCTGTGCTCATGCAGGATCTCTGCGGTGCGGGCGAGGCGACAACCGATGCGCTCATCGCTCTGCACGAGGGCAAGAAGGTCGAACCCACGATCGGTGTCGACATCGTCTACGCGACGAAAGACACCTACAAGAAGTACCTCGACGGCGGGCGCTACCTGTGAGCGACACCACCGTGCCGGCATTGGAGCTGCGATCCGCCTCGAAGTCATTCGGGCGGGTCGCGGCCCTCCGCAACGCCAGCCTCTCTGCCTACCGCGGCCAGGTTCTCGGGATCGTCGGCGACAACGGCGCCGGAAAGTCGACGATGCTCAAGACCCTGAGCGGCATCCACTCGCCCGACTCCGGCTCCCTGCTGATCGACGGTCGCGACGTGGTCTTCAACAACCCCAAGGATGCCCGCGATGCCGGTATCGCGACCGTGCAGCAAGATCTGGCCCTGGTCGAAGTGCTCGACGTCGCGACGAACATGGCGCTCGGGAGCCTGCCGCGCAGAGGTCTGTTCGTCGATCGCGCGACGATGAACCAACAGGCGCGCCAGGTGCTCACCGACATCAAGGCGACCGTCGGGTCGGTGACGATGCCGGTGGGACTGCTCTCCGGCGGGCAGCGGCAGATCATCGCCATCGCACGAGCCGTGCGCCTCAACGCCGACATCGTGCTCCTCGACGAACCGACCGCCGCGCTCGGCGTGCGCGAGACCGCGCACGTGGGCGAGATCATCGACGAGCTCAAACGGCAGAACAAGGCGGTCGTGTGCATCAGTCACGACATGGAGTTCGTGTTCGAGCACAGCGACACCATCGCCGTGATGCGGCTCGGCCGGGTGGTGGCGATCCGTCCCGCCTCCGGTACGCCCCGCGAAGAGATCATCGGGCTCATCACCGGCGCCATCGCCGGAAACGCCCCCTACGACAGCGAGGGAACAGCATGACGCAGAACGTGGCGCAGGCCGCGCCTCAGGAGCGCACACAGGGAACGAGCGAACCCGGCCGGATCGCGCAGCTCGTGCGTCGCCAGGAGTTCACCCTCGTGCTGGTCGTGCTCGTGATCGGCATCATCGCGGCGATCCTCAACCCGGTCTTCATCAGCAGCAACAACCTGATCGAGCTGGCGCGAGCCACTGTGATCTACTTCATCATGGCGTGCGGCGCGACCCTCATCACGATCGGGGGCGGGCTGGACTTCTCGGTCGGCTCCGTGTTCACGCTCGGCGGCATCGCGACCGCCTGGGGAATGAGCATCGGGGTGCCCTGGCCCTTCGCCATCGTCATCGGGTTGCTCTCCGGCACGATCGCCGGGCTGGTCAACGCCCTCATCATCGAGAGGCTCGGCGTGCCGCCCATCATCACCACACTGGGCACCTTCTACATCATCTCCGGCCTCATCGTGGTGTTCTCGGGAGGCAACGACATCGTGGGGCTCTCCCCCACGTTCGAGCTGCTCGGTCAGGGATCGCTCTACGGCATCCCTCTGGTGGTGCTCTACGCGATCATCATTGGGGTCGTGTTCTGGATCCTCCTGGAGAAGACCCGATTCGGATACAACGTGCGCGCCATCGGAGGCAACCGTGCCGCAGCGGTCACCAACGGCATCTCGGCGACCTCCATCAACCGGTGGCTCTACGCCCTCGGCGGGCTGCTGGCCGCTCTCGCTGGGATCATCTACACGGCGCGCACCGGCAGCGGCCAGGTCAGCGCCGGCGGCGCCTCGGTGACGCTCGTCGTGACGAGCGCCGTCCTGATCGGCGGCACGAGCCTCTTCGGCGGCCTGGGGACCATCACCGGCACGGCGATCGGGGCTCTCCTGTTCGCCGAGATCGATAACGGGCTCGCGCTCTCCAACATCCCGCCGCTGTACCTCAACATCGTGATCGGCAGCATCCTGATCCTGGCCGTGGCCGCCGACTACGTGCGACGCAAGCGGCTGTATCGCCGCTGAGACCACGGAAGAGCATTCAATGACCACCGACGACAAGCAAGGAATCAGCGTGAGCGCCCGTCTCAACACCCGAACGCTCGACTCCCTCGCCGCCCGGGTCCGCGTTCCGGACTACGACCGTTCGTCTGTGCGAACCGGGATCGTCCACTTCGGCGTCGGCGGTTTCCATCGTTCGCACCAAGCGGTGGTCATCGACGATCTGCTCGCCCGCGGCGAACTCGATTGGGGGATCTGCGGGGTCGGCCTGCTGCCGGCCGACGCTGGGATGGCGCGCGCGCTGGCCGATCAGGACAACCTCTACACGCTCATCGAACGTGCGCCGGATGGGTCCGAGGCGGTGAGGGTGGTCGGCTCCATCGTCGACTACGCCTACGCACCAGACGACCCCGAGGCCGTACTCAACCGCCTCACCAGCCCGACGGTGCACATCGTCTCCCTCACGATCACCGAGGGCGGCTACTTCCTCGACCACCGCACGGGTGCGTTCGACCCTGACGCCGACGCGATCCGACGTGATGGCGCCTCGCCGTCACGTCCGTCGACCGCATTCGGGTTCATCGTCGAGGCCCTCCACCGCCGGCGGGAGCTCGGGATTCCCCCGTTCACCGTGATGTCCTGCGACAACATCCGGTCGAACGGCCGGGTCGCACGCGACGCCACCGTCGGGATGGCTCGGTCGCGATCCGAGAATCTCGCCGGCTGGATCGAAGAGAACGTCGCATTCCCGAACTCCATGGTCGATCGGATCACCCCGGTGACGACCGATGAGGATCGGGCGAGGCTGCGGGCCGAGGGGATCGAAGACCACCGGCCGGTGGTGTGCGAGCCCTTCTTCCAGTGGGTGCTCGAAGACGATTTCCGGTCGGGTCGCCCGCCCTACGAGCTCGCCGGAGTCGACGTCGTCACGGATGTGGCCCCCTACGAGCTCATGAAACTGCGACTCCTCAACGGAGCCCACCAGGTGCTCGCCTCCCTCGCCGCGGTGGCCGGACACACCTTCGTGCACGAAGCAGCCCAAGACGCTCCGTTCGCGAGCCTCCTGCAGAACTACTGGGCACAGGAGGCGATCCCCGGCCTCGACCCGCTCCCCGGAGTGGACTACGGCGACTACGCCCGCTCGCTCCTGGAGCGGTTCCGGAATCCGTTCATCGGCGACACGCTGGAACGCCTCGTGACCGACTCGACGAACCGCATCCCGGTCTTCCTCCTTCCTGTCGTCGCCGATCGGATGCGACGGAACCTGCCTTCGGAGGCGGCGACGCTGGCGATCGCCGGCTGGGCCCGGTATGCGGAGGGGGCCGACGATGACGGCCGGATCCTGCGCCTCCACGATGCCCGCGCAGACGATCTCCGCGAGCGCGCAGCGCGGTGGCCGAGCGACGTTGATGCCTTCATCGATAACCGCGACGTGTTCGGCGACCTCGCCGATGAGCCGGATTTTCGCCGCGACTACCGCGAAGCCTCCGACCGCATCCACCGGCTCGGAGCCCGCGCGGCGGTGATCGCCACCGTCGAGCGTCGGTGACCGCGGAGCCGGCGGCCGTGGGGGCCGACGTCTGCGGGGTCAGCCCGTCGGGCCGGGACCGGCCACGGACGCCGTCAGCGGCTCGCCGCCCGACCGGTTGGCGAAGCAGTAGTACGAGCGCTGGCCGTCTTTCCACTGCTTCTCGGTGGCCGGGTATGTTCCCTGCAGTTGGAGGTCGGGGTAGGCGGCCGCCGCATCCAAGTTGATGATGCCGGGCTTCGTGCAGAGCACGTTGATCTGCTGGGCGAGCGCGTCTGCGCCGGGATAGGGAGCGGCCGGATCGCTCGAGAACAGGTTCGTGTAGACCAGCTGCGCAGCGTGCGGGGTGGCGCAGTCGACGACGGTGAACGTCTCCGCCCAGGGCGAGGTGTACGGCTGCAGGCACTCGCCGCCGCCGAGGGTGCTCCACGCGAATGTACCGGCCGGTTTCGGACCGGCGGGCTTCGGCTGCACCGTGGGGGTCGGAGTGGGTGTCGGTGTCGGCGTCGTCTTCGCGGTCGCGCTGGAGCTCGGCGCCGGGCCGGCCGCGCCGAACAGCGACGGTAGCCGGGTACCCAGAGCGAACAGGGCGATCAGGAC contains the following coding sequences:
- a CDS encoding PucR family transcriptional regulator translates to MQGLMLKLVNVDAAGERALRVVSYFDQLSTNSPDLEAVVRATAVIADCTAGVELSGRGMLVRCSRDGEPLHGPRGQTSGVRILDGEEEGRVWLERESAARDLDEFIIERFALTVASVLRRRSATDLEATNGFADPALAQILISDRATEAERSRAAQLIGLQPSSTVQLIALEPDDGTPVEAVVRDLRAVWSRRLFAAQLSRRLALVVVVGAHPADLEAIDVPARLGAGPVVETLDAPRSWSAARETLRFAGAGIAWPRALDARSVGVLRLLGGIDAGTIAADDDVSAIARIAAETGGELALELLDAYLHSGSLREAARATNFHHSSLQSRIGRIGTQLDIDLASPAGRQRAQLALLLWRCSL
- a CDS encoding alpha/beta hydrolase is translated as MTLSVPLRLDPELAAISVMIPEFDLLDDLPEARRIEDELAAQGRNPLDGIVIDDIRIQRRDGARLRVRTYRPPSSRALPAILYIHGGAFMLGSVATEDERCEFYARDANCVVIALDYRLAPEHPFPAAFDDCADVLDWIYREAGSLGIDPRRIAIGGNSAGGALAASTALAARAIDRPPLVHQLLVNPVLDCRSRTPSIARFTETPVWTGAHNVLMWERYLGAAAGSADHRASPSLADDLAGLPSASFWIAEFDPLRDEDYDYALRLMAAGVQVDLTQYAGTIHGFDGYRMTGVGRRAMRDQIRVLRRVFQG
- a CDS encoding alpha/beta hydrolase, with the translated sequence MQNAQTDNGTVKPVMDPAVRLFVESARGSLFPPLADLPAGRLRATINAALLSHDIVGYVPEPVFRVERATYTDVPVRVYFPSTPPQSVVVYFHGGGFVAGSLDTHDKTTRRVANGAGAVVVSVDYRLSPEYPFPFPFEDARTATREAARRYPHLPLIVMGDSAGGALAACVAQWARDTGLVELAGQVLAYPVIDFDLGTRSMLDYGTDYLLTRDDLALYRHHYLDGTEGARYALPGSLTDLSGLAPAAVTVAGFDPLHDEGVRYARRLSDAGVPVELIENDDLIHGWLEVADTFPAAAAARDRLVVAVRRLSTVFR
- a CDS encoding sugar ABC transporter substrate-binding protein; the encoded protein is MSQRTSHPVRTVAAAVMASAALIALAGCNAITNGSTADTPSTGGALRSILFVNPLPNYSQWKLIGTCMGEEAQKKGVKFSQVGPSGSSVDANYMVSRYQQGIANGEGAIATFPLSAEQFSPLIDQAKKKGILTATLFGGGSTSDQDVEVGTDYATSATQAVDFISKNAGSEQVKVGLIVGAATPPPKVWSDAFIAAADKTDNVKVVDTGIDNGDPTKDVDLAVNMLTAHPEITMFATNEGAASAGISAAIKQKGLVGKVHFVGNGADESGVQALKDGTAASVLMQDLCGAGEATTDALIALHEGKKVEPTIGVDIVYATKDTYKKYLDGGRYL
- a CDS encoding ATP-binding cassette domain-containing protein; translated protein: MSDTTVPALELRSASKSFGRVAALRNASLSAYRGQVLGIVGDNGAGKSTMLKTLSGIHSPDSGSLLIDGRDVVFNNPKDARDAGIATVQQDLALVEVLDVATNMALGSLPRRGLFVDRATMNQQARQVLTDIKATVGSVTMPVGLLSGGQRQIIAIARAVRLNADIVLLDEPTAALGVRETAHVGEIIDELKRQNKAVVCISHDMEFVFEHSDTIAVMRLGRVVAIRPASGTPREEIIGLITGAIAGNAPYDSEGTA
- a CDS encoding ABC transporter permease: MTQNVAQAAPQERTQGTSEPGRIAQLVRRQEFTLVLVVLVIGIIAAILNPVFISSNNLIELARATVIYFIMACGATLITIGGGLDFSVGSVFTLGGIATAWGMSIGVPWPFAIVIGLLSGTIAGLVNALIIERLGVPPIITTLGTFYIISGLIVVFSGGNDIVGLSPTFELLGQGSLYGIPLVVLYAIIIGVVFWILLEKTRFGYNVRAIGGNRAAAVTNGISATSINRWLYALGGLLAALAGIIYTARTGSGQVSAGGASVTLVVTSAVLIGGTSLFGGLGTITGTAIGALLFAEIDNGLALSNIPPLYLNIVIGSILILAVAADYVRRKRLYRR
- a CDS encoding mannitol dehydrogenase family protein: MTTDDKQGISVSARLNTRTLDSLAARVRVPDYDRSSVRTGIVHFGVGGFHRSHQAVVIDDLLARGELDWGICGVGLLPADAGMARALADQDNLYTLIERAPDGSEAVRVVGSIVDYAYAPDDPEAVLNRLTSPTVHIVSLTITEGGYFLDHRTGAFDPDADAIRRDGASPSRPSTAFGFIVEALHRRRELGIPPFTVMSCDNIRSNGRVARDATVGMARSRSENLAGWIEENVAFPNSMVDRITPVTTDEDRARLRAEGIEDHRPVVCEPFFQWVLEDDFRSGRPPYELAGVDVVTDVAPYELMKLRLLNGAHQVLASLAAVAGHTFVHEAAQDAPFASLLQNYWAQEAIPGLDPLPGVDYGDYARSLLERFRNPFIGDTLERLVTDSTNRIPVFLLPVVADRMRRNLPSEAATLAIAGWARYAEGADDDGRILRLHDARADDLRERAARWPSDVDAFIDNRDVFGDLADEPDFRRDYREASDRIHRLGARAAVIATVERR